A single genomic interval of Streptomyces graminofaciens harbors:
- the ssd gene encoding septum site-determining protein Ssd — translation MAGAITNDRQSAAEGRQGGPLIVTEDPELLDDLLRLCAAAGAEPQVHHGVPEGRGSWEAPPLVLVGDDAVGRVRGVGPRRGVVLVGKDQDDPGVWRRAMEIGADHVLMLPDGEQWLVDRIADVAEGVGRPALTVGVIGGRGGAGASTLACALAITSARQGRRTLLVDTDPLGGGLDVLLGAEAAEGLRWPAFAASRGRVGGGALEESLPELHSLRVLSWDRGDSVTIPPQAVRAVLAAGRRRGGTVVVDLPRRIDEGVAEALAQVDLGLLVVPAELRAVAASARVASVCGMVLRDLRVAVRGPYAPGLDDHEVARLLGLPLAGEVPAETGLTDGRKPPGGVARGPLARFCEGFWERVLVGGETG, via the coding sequence GTGGCGGGAGCCATCACCAATGACCGGCAGTCCGCCGCCGAGGGGCGGCAGGGCGGACCGTTGATCGTCACCGAGGACCCGGAACTACTGGACGACCTGCTGCGCCTGTGCGCGGCCGCCGGCGCCGAACCGCAGGTCCATCACGGGGTGCCGGAGGGCAGGGGCAGTTGGGAGGCGCCGCCGCTCGTGCTCGTCGGCGACGACGCCGTGGGGCGCGTCCGCGGAGTCGGGCCCCGGCGTGGAGTCGTCCTCGTCGGCAAGGACCAGGACGACCCCGGGGTCTGGCGGCGGGCCATGGAGATCGGCGCGGACCATGTGCTGATGCTGCCGGACGGCGAGCAGTGGCTCGTCGACCGCATCGCCGACGTGGCCGAGGGCGTCGGCAGACCCGCGCTCACCGTCGGCGTCATCGGCGGCCGCGGCGGCGCCGGGGCGTCAACCCTGGCCTGCGCGCTCGCCATCACCTCGGCGCGGCAGGGCAGGCGCACCCTGCTCGTCGACACCGATCCGCTGGGCGGCGGACTCGACGTCCTCCTGGGCGCGGAAGCGGCCGAGGGGCTGCGCTGGCCGGCGTTCGCGGCCTCGCGCGGCCGGGTCGGCGGCGGCGCCCTGGAGGAGTCGCTGCCCGAACTGCACTCCCTGCGGGTCCTCAGCTGGGACCGCGGCGACTCGGTCACCATCCCGCCCCAGGCCGTCCGCGCGGTGCTCGCCGCCGGCCGGCGGCGCGGCGGAACGGTGGTCGTCGATCTGCCCCGCCGCATCGACGAGGGCGTGGCCGAGGCCCTCGCCCAGGTCGATCTGGGCCTCCTGGTGGTCCCGGCCGAACTGCGCGCCGTCGCGGCGTCCGCACGGGTGGCCTCCGTCTGCGGGATGGTCCTGCGCGATCTGCGGGTGGCGGTACGGGGGCCGTACGCGCCCGGCCTCGACGACCACGAGGTGGCCCGGCTGCTGGGCCTGCCGCTCGCGGGCGAGGTGCCTGCCGAGACGGGCCTGACGGACGGCCGCAAACCGCCCGGGGGCGTCGCACGCGGACCGCTCGCACGGTTCTGCGAGGGGTTCTGGGAGCGAGTGCTGGTCGGGGGTGAGACCGGATGA
- a CDS encoding bifunctional SulP family inorganic anion transporter/carbonic anhydrase, whose translation MSTCIPARAADSNANEPERDHQPHSPPRGPRRFRIAGADLSASISVFLIALPLSLGIALATDAPLPAGLVAAAVGGLVAGRLGGSPLQVSGPAAGLTVVTADLIHQYGWRTTCAITVAAGIAQLGLGCLRVARSALAVSPAIVHGMLAGIGVTIAVAQLHIVLGGTPQSSVLANVGALPAQLANLHPGAVSMSVLTLVLLLAWPRLPGRVGRALRTAPAALVAVAAATATAAFAGLSLPKVDLPSWRSHAMAGLPEGPVLGIVAAVVTTTLVCSVQSLLGAVAMDKLAAGRTDVARSDLDRELRGQGAANVVSGALGGLPVAGVAVRSTANVQAGAISRNSTMLHGVWVVAASLLLTRVLELIPLASLAALVMAVGVQMVSLHHIRTVTRHREVLVYAVTTLGVVLLGVLEGVVLGIAVAVGVALHRLTRTRITHEETEGVHHVHVRGQLTFLAVPRLSRTLHQVPQGADAVVELDGSFMDHAAYESLQDWRHAHRALGGSVEITGRSGTRIAEPASVSASGCRCRPWTAWRNHQCEDPGTVPSGGPPEDAVEGTDRHRRSGHQLARGISAFQRNTAPLVRGELARLAREGQQPSQLFLTCADSRVVTSMITSSGPGDLFVVRNVGNLVPPPGEESGDDSVAAAIEYAVDVLKVRSITVCGHSGCGAMQALLNSEPGGAHTPLRRWLRHGLPSLARATDKDRPWARLAGREPADAVEQLCLTNVIQQLEHLRAHESVARALREGVLELHGMYFHVGEAQAYLLTGTDGDKLFEHVAAAEELGSPA comes from the coding sequence ATGTCCACCTGCATCCCCGCCCGCGCCGCCGACTCGAACGCAAACGAGCCGGAGCGCGACCACCAACCCCACAGCCCCCCACGCGGACCACGCCGGTTCCGTATCGCGGGCGCCGATCTGTCCGCTTCGATCTCGGTCTTCCTGATCGCCCTACCCCTGTCCCTGGGCATCGCCCTGGCCACCGACGCGCCGCTCCCGGCCGGTCTCGTCGCGGCGGCCGTCGGCGGTCTTGTCGCCGGGCGGCTGGGCGGCTCCCCGCTCCAGGTCAGCGGCCCCGCCGCCGGCCTCACCGTCGTCACCGCCGACCTCATCCACCAGTACGGCTGGCGCACCACCTGCGCCATCACCGTCGCCGCCGGAATCGCCCAGCTGGGCCTGGGCTGTCTGCGGGTGGCCCGCTCGGCGCTCGCCGTCAGCCCCGCGATCGTGCACGGCATGCTCGCCGGCATCGGCGTCACCATCGCCGTCGCCCAGCTGCACATCGTGCTCGGCGGCACCCCGCAGAGCTCGGTCCTCGCCAACGTCGGCGCGTTGCCCGCGCAGTTGGCCAATCTGCACCCCGGCGCGGTCTCCATGAGCGTGCTGACGCTCGTCCTGCTGCTCGCGTGGCCGCGGCTGCCGGGGCGGGTGGGCCGGGCACTGCGCACGGCCCCGGCCGCGCTCGTCGCCGTCGCCGCCGCGACCGCCACGGCCGCGTTCGCCGGGCTGAGCCTGCCCAAGGTCGACCTGCCGTCGTGGCGCAGCCACGCCATGGCCGGGCTGCCCGAGGGACCGGTGCTCGGCATCGTCGCGGCCGTGGTCACCACCACGCTGGTGTGCAGCGTGCAGTCGCTGCTCGGCGCGGTCGCCATGGACAAGCTGGCGGCGGGCCGGACGGACGTGGCGCGCTCGGACCTCGACCGTGAGCTGCGGGGCCAGGGCGCGGCCAACGTCGTCTCCGGAGCGCTCGGCGGTCTGCCGGTCGCCGGTGTCGCCGTCCGCAGCACGGCCAATGTGCAGGCCGGCGCCATCAGCCGGAACTCCACGATGCTGCACGGCGTTTGGGTGGTAGCGGCCTCGCTTCTGCTCACCCGAGTCCTCGAGCTGATCCCCCTCGCCTCACTCGCCGCCCTGGTGATGGCCGTCGGGGTCCAGATGGTGTCCCTGCACCACATCCGCACGGTGACCCGCCACCGTGAGGTGCTGGTCTACGCCGTCACCACGCTCGGTGTCGTCCTCCTCGGCGTCCTGGAGGGCGTGGTCCTCGGCATCGCGGTCGCCGTCGGCGTCGCCCTGCACCGCCTCACCCGCACGCGCATCACCCATGAGGAGACGGAAGGAGTCCATCACGTACATGTACGAGGGCAGTTGACGTTCCTCGCCGTGCCGCGCCTGAGCCGGACCCTGCACCAGGTGCCCCAGGGGGCGGACGCGGTGGTGGAGCTGGACGGGTCGTTCATGGACCACGCGGCGTACGAGTCGCTGCAGGACTGGCGGCACGCGCACCGCGCGCTGGGCGGTTCCGTGGAGATCACCGGTCGCTCCGGTACCCGTATCGCCGAGCCCGCGAGTGTCTCGGCGTCGGGCTGCCGCTGCCGGCCGTGGACGGCGTGGCGCAACCACCAGTGCGAGGATCCGGGCACCGTGCCCTCCGGCGGCCCGCCGGAGGACGCGGTGGAGGGTACGGACAGGCACCGGCGGAGTGGGCATCAGCTGGCACGTGGCATCAGCGCGTTCCAGCGGAACACCGCTCCCCTGGTCCGCGGCGAGCTGGCCCGGCTCGCGCGGGAGGGGCAGCAGCCCTCGCAGCTCTTCCTGACCTGTGCCGACTCCCGGGTCGTCACCTCGATGATCACCTCAAGCGGTCCCGGCGACCTCTTCGTCGTGCGCAATGTCGGCAATCTGGTGCCGCCCCCCGGCGAGGAGAGCGGCGACGACTCGGTGGCCGCGGCGATCGAGTACGCGGTGGACGTGCTGAAGGTGCGGTCCATCACGGTCTGCGGCCACTCCGGCTGCGGGGCCATGCAGGCGCTGCTCAACAGCGAGCCGGGCGGCGCCCACACGCCCCTCAGACGGTGGCTGCGGCACGGCCTGCCGAGCCTGGCGCGCGCGACGGACAAGGACCGGCCGTGGGCGCGACTCGCCGGACGGGAACCGGCGGACGCGGTGGAGCAGCTCTGTCTGACCAATGTCATCCAGCAGCTGGAGCATCTGCGTGCCCATGAGTCGGTGGCCCGGGCCCTGCGCGAGGGCGTGCTCGAACTGCATGGGATGTACTTCCATGTGGGCGAGGCCCAGGCGTATCTGCTCACCGGGACGGACGGAGACAAGCTCTTCGAACACGTGGCGGCGGCGGAGGAACTGGGCAGCCCGGCGTGA
- a CDS encoding oxidoreductase has product MSTTGANADPLAALGGLPGVAESVESVRKAVDRVYGHRVMRRRSNAVTSEAALRGARGSAALSGADWALEEVRRRTDFSGQEGDEEARTMGAALRLTAEAGQLLSIWRQSPLRVLARLHLVAASGDHARVGRPRQDGEPVDEPLIELPLPSAAEVSGRLDGLAELIIKGGSAPALVTAAVVHGELLALRPFGFANGLVARAAERIVLIGSGLDPKSVCPAEVGHAEIGRAAYLAALDGYVSGTPEGMAAWIAHCGRAVELGARESTAVCEALQRGAA; this is encoded by the coding sequence ATGAGTACGACAGGCGCGAACGCCGATCCGCTCGCGGCCCTCGGGGGGCTTCCCGGGGTGGCCGAGTCCGTGGAGTCCGTGCGCAAGGCGGTGGACCGGGTCTACGGCCACCGGGTCATGCGGCGCCGCAGCAACGCGGTCACCTCGGAGGCGGCACTGCGCGGCGCGCGTGGCTCCGCCGCGCTGTCCGGCGCCGACTGGGCCCTCGAAGAGGTGCGCCGCCGTACCGACTTCAGCGGCCAGGAGGGCGACGAGGAGGCCCGCACGATGGGCGCCGCCCTGCGGCTGACCGCCGAGGCGGGACAGTTGCTGTCGATCTGGCGGCAGTCGCCCCTACGGGTACTGGCCCGGCTGCACCTCGTGGCGGCGAGCGGCGACCACGCGCGCGTGGGGCGGCCCCGGCAGGACGGCGAGCCCGTCGACGAGCCCCTGATCGAGCTGCCGCTGCCGAGCGCGGCCGAGGTCTCGGGGCGGCTCGACGGCCTCGCCGAGCTGATCATCAAAGGTGGCTCGGCCCCCGCTCTGGTGACCGCCGCCGTCGTCCACGGCGAACTGCTCGCCCTGCGGCCCTTCGGCTTCGCCAACGGCCTGGTCGCGCGCGCGGCCGAGCGGATCGTCCTGATCGGCAGCGGCCTCGACCCCAAGTCCGTCTGCCCGGCGGAGGTCGGTCACGCGGAAATCGGCCGCGCCGCCTACCTGGCCGCCCTCGACGGCTATGTCTCCGGTACCCCCGAGGGCATGGCCGCCTGGATCGCCCACTGCGGGCGCGCTGTCGAGCTGGGCGCGCGCGAGTCGACGGCGGTGTGCGAGGCGCTGCAGCGGGGGGCGGCCTAG
- a CDS encoding ATP-binding protein, whose amino-acid sequence MKIAFVGKGGSGKTTLSSLFIRHLAISGAPVVAVDADINQHLGAALGLDDREAAELPAMGDRLPLIKNHLRGSNPRIASAETMIKTTPPGEGSRLLQVCEPNAVYDACARPVELDGGAIRLMVTGPFTDADLGVACYHSKTGAVELFLNHLVDGRDEYVVVDMTAGSDSFASGMFTRFDMTFLVAEPTRRGVSVYRQYKEYASDYGVALKVVGNKVHGQDDLDFLRAEVGDDLLVTLGHSNWVRALEKGRPPRFEQLEEPNRRSLHALQEAADATYELRDWERYTRQMVHFHLKNASSWGNERTGVDLAAQVDPDFVLREGVTASV is encoded by the coding sequence ATGAAAATTGCTTTCGTCGGGAAGGGCGGGAGTGGCAAGACCACGCTGTCCTCCCTGTTCATCCGCCATCTCGCCATCTCCGGAGCGCCGGTCGTCGCCGTCGACGCCGACATCAACCAGCATCTGGGCGCCGCCCTCGGACTCGACGACCGGGAGGCCGCCGAGCTGCCCGCGATGGGCGACCGACTGCCCCTGATCAAGAACCACCTGCGCGGTTCCAATCCGCGCATCGCCTCCGCCGAGACGATGATCAAGACGACCCCGCCCGGCGAGGGCTCGCGACTGCTCCAGGTGTGCGAACCGAACGCGGTCTACGACGCGTGCGCCCGGCCGGTGGAACTCGACGGCGGGGCCATCCGTCTGATGGTCACCGGCCCCTTCACCGACGCCGACCTCGGGGTCGCCTGCTACCACTCCAAGACGGGAGCGGTGGAGCTGTTCCTGAACCACCTGGTGGACGGCCGCGACGAGTACGTGGTGGTCGACATGACGGCCGGTTCGGACTCCTTCGCGTCCGGCATGTTCACCCGCTTCGACATGACGTTCCTCGTCGCCGAGCCGACCCGGAGGGGGGTCTCCGTCTACCGCCAGTACAAGGAGTACGCCAGTGACTACGGCGTCGCCCTGAAGGTCGTCGGCAACAAGGTGCACGGTCAGGACGACCTGGACTTCCTCCGCGCCGAGGTCGGGGACGACCTGCTCGTCACCCTCGGGCACTCAAACTGGGTGCGGGCTCTGGAGAAGGGCCGCCCGCCCCGGTTCGAGCAGCTGGAGGAGCCCAACCGCCGTTCCCTGCACGCCCTTCAGGAGGCCGCGGACGCCACGTACGAGCTGCGTGACTGGGAGCGGTACACCCGCCAGATGGTGCACTTCCATCTGAAGAACGCGAGCAGTTGGGGCAACGAGCGGACGGGGGTCGACCTGGCCGCCCAGGTCGACCCCGACTTCGTGCTCCGCGAAGGGGTCACCGCCTCGGTGTGA
- a CDS encoding HAD family hydrolase produces MVGAYARLVENHSLPRTAAFFDLDKTVIAKSSTLTFSKSFYQGGLINRRAALRTAYTQFVFLAGGADHDQMERMRKYLSSLVRGWNVQQVKDIVAETLHDLIDPIIYDEAASLIEEHHVAGRDVVIVSTSGAEVVEPIGELLGADRVVATRMVVGDDGCFTGEVEYYAYGPTKAEAIRELAESEEYDLAHCYAYSDSATDLPMLEAVGHPHAVNPDRTLRREALARGWPILDFHRPVRLKQRLPTPPRPALLAAAAIGAAAATAGLVWYASRRRVATA; encoded by the coding sequence ATGGTGGGCGCATATGCTCGGCTCGTGGAAAACCACTCCTTGCCCCGCACAGCGGCCTTCTTTGACCTGGACAAGACGGTCATTGCGAAGTCGAGCACGCTCACGTTCAGCAAGTCGTTCTACCAAGGCGGCCTGATCAACCGCAGGGCGGCCTTGCGGACCGCGTACACCCAGTTCGTGTTCCTCGCAGGCGGCGCGGACCACGACCAGATGGAGCGGATGCGGAAGTACCTGTCCTCGTTGGTTCGCGGTTGGAACGTCCAACAAGTGAAGGACATCGTCGCCGAGACCCTTCACGATCTGATCGATCCCATCATTTACGACGAGGCCGCCTCTCTCATCGAGGAGCATCACGTCGCCGGGCGGGATGTGGTCATCGTCTCCACGTCCGGCGCCGAGGTGGTCGAGCCGATCGGCGAGCTGCTGGGTGCGGACCGTGTCGTGGCGACCCGGATGGTCGTGGGCGACGACGGCTGCTTCACCGGCGAGGTGGAGTACTACGCGTACGGCCCGACCAAGGCCGAGGCGATCCGGGAGCTGGCGGAGTCCGAGGAGTACGACCTCGCGCACTGCTACGCGTACAGCGACTCGGCGACCGACCTGCCGATGCTGGAGGCGGTGGGCCATCCACACGCGGTGAACCCGGACCGGACGCTGCGCAGAGAGGCCCTCGCGCGCGGATGGCCGATTCTCGACTTCCACCGCCCGGTACGACTCAAGCAGCGGCTGCCCACGCCGCCCCGCCCGGCACTTCTCGCGGCCGCCGCCATAGGTGCGGCGGCCGCCACCGCCGGGCTCGTCTGGTACGCGAGCCGGCGCCGCGTGGCGACCGCTTGA
- a CDS encoding TadA family conjugal transfer-associated ATPase, which yields MNGSTDDGLLDGVRQWLVESGSEPTPARVAQALRERGRVLGDAEVLGAAARLRSELVGSGPLEPLLADPSVTDVLVSAPDRVWVDRGGGLELTAVSFPDAAAVRRLAQRLAAVAGRRLDDARPWVDARLPDGTRLHAVLPPVAVGSTCLSLRVVRPRAFTLDELVTAGTVPPGGERVLRALIRARLSYVISGGTGCGKTTLLSALLGLVDHGERIVLAEDSAELRPDHPHVVRLEGRPANQEGAGLVELQDLVRQALRMRPDRLVVGEVRGSEVVSLLAALNTGHEGGCGTLHANAAGQVPARLEALGTAAGLDRAALHSQLAAALSVVLHLVRDRDGRRRIAEIHVLERDPSGLVVTVPALRWGAEAFVYERGWERLRGLLRGGEGCADGGR from the coding sequence ATGAACGGGAGCACTGACGACGGGCTGTTGGACGGCGTACGACAGTGGCTCGTCGAGAGCGGCTCCGAGCCGACACCCGCACGCGTGGCACAGGCCCTGCGGGAGCGGGGACGGGTGCTCGGGGACGCCGAAGTGCTCGGTGCCGCCGCGCGGTTGCGATCGGAGTTGGTCGGCAGCGGACCGCTGGAGCCGCTCCTCGCCGACCCGTCCGTCACCGACGTACTGGTGTCGGCGCCCGACCGGGTGTGGGTGGACCGGGGCGGCGGCCTGGAGCTGACGGCGGTGTCGTTCCCGGACGCGGCGGCCGTACGACGGCTCGCGCAGCGCCTGGCGGCCGTCGCCGGACGGCGGCTCGACGACGCCCGGCCCTGGGTGGACGCCCGGCTTCCGGACGGCACCCGCCTGCACGCGGTGCTGCCCCCGGTGGCCGTGGGCTCGACATGCCTGTCCCTGCGGGTCGTACGGCCCCGGGCGTTCACGCTCGACGAGCTGGTCACGGCGGGGACGGTCCCGCCCGGCGGAGAGCGGGTGCTGCGGGCGCTGATCCGTGCCCGGCTGTCGTACGTCATCAGCGGCGGGACCGGCTGTGGCAAGACGACGCTGCTGAGCGCGCTGCTCGGGCTGGTCGATCACGGCGAGCGGATCGTGCTCGCCGAGGACTCGGCGGAGCTGCGGCCCGACCATCCGCATGTGGTGCGGCTGGAGGGCAGACCCGCCAACCAGGAGGGCGCGGGTCTCGTCGAACTGCAGGACCTGGTGCGGCAGGCGTTGCGGATGCGGCCGGATCGGCTGGTCGTGGGGGAGGTGCGCGGGTCCGAGGTCGTGTCCTTGCTGGCGGCCTTGAACACGGGCCACGAGGGCGGCTGCGGGACCCTGCACGCCAACGCGGCGGGGCAGGTGCCGGCCCGGCTGGAGGCGCTCGGTACGGCCGCCGGGCTCGATCGGGCCGCGCTGCACAGCCAGTTGGCGGCCGCGCTGTCGGTGGTGCTGCACCTCGTGCGGGACCGGGACGGGCGGCGGCGGATCGCCGAGATCCATGTGCTGGAAAGGGACCCGTCGGGGCTGGTGGTGACCGTGCCCGCGCTGCGGTGGGGCGCGGAGGCGTTCGTGTACGAGCGGGGCTGGGAGCGGCTGCGGGGGCTGCTTCGAGGAGGTGAGGGCTGTGCTGACGGGGGCCGGTGA
- the acs gene encoding acetate--CoA ligase, with protein sequence MSNESLANLLKEERRFAPPADLAANANVAAEAYEQAKADRLGFWAEQARRLTWATEPTETLDWSNPPFAKWFKDGRLNVAYNCVDRHVEAGLGDRVAIHFEGEPGDSRAITYAELKDEVSKAANALLELGVQAGDRVAVYMPMIPETAVAMLACARIGAAHSVVFGGFSADALATRIQDADAKVVITSDGGYRRGKPSALKPAVDDAIDRVDNVEHVLVVRRTGQEVAWNDERDVWWHEIVERQSAEHTPEAFEAEHPLFILYTSGTTGKPKGILHTSGGYLTQAAYTHHAVFDLKPETDVYWCTADVGWVTGHSYIVYGPLANGATQVMYEGTPDTPHQGRFWEIVQKYGVTILYTAPTAIRTFMKWGDDIPAKFDLGSLRVLGSVGEPINPEAWIWYRKHIGGDATPIVDTWWQTETGAMMISPLPGVTETKPGSAQRPLPGIAATVVDDEANEVPNGGGGYLVLTEPWPSMLRTIWGDDQRFLDTYWSRFEGKYFAGDGAKRDDDGDIWLLGRVDDVMLVSGHNISTTEVESALVSHPSVAEAAVVGAADETTGQAIVAFVILRGTANAEDEGLVSDLRNHVGATLGPIAKPKRILPVAELPKTRSGKIMRRLLRDVAENRQLGDVTTLTDSTVMDLIQDKLPAAPSED encoded by the coding sequence GTGAGCAACGAAAGCCTGGCCAACCTCTTGAAGGAGGAGCGACGCTTCGCGCCGCCCGCTGACCTGGCAGCCAACGCCAACGTCGCGGCAGAGGCGTACGAACAGGCCAAGGCTGACCGGCTCGGTTTCTGGGCGGAGCAGGCGCGCCGGTTGACCTGGGCCACGGAGCCGACCGAGACGCTGGACTGGTCGAACCCGCCGTTCGCCAAGTGGTTCAAGGACGGCCGGCTCAATGTCGCGTACAACTGCGTCGACCGGCATGTCGAGGCGGGCCTCGGCGACCGGGTCGCCATCCACTTCGAGGGCGAGCCCGGCGACAGCCGGGCCATCACCTACGCCGAGCTCAAGGACGAGGTGTCGAAGGCCGCGAACGCCCTGCTGGAGCTGGGCGTTCAGGCCGGTGACCGGGTCGCCGTCTACATGCCGATGATCCCGGAGACGGCCGTCGCGATGCTCGCCTGCGCCCGGATCGGCGCCGCGCACTCCGTCGTCTTCGGCGGCTTCTCCGCCGACGCGCTCGCGACCCGCATCCAGGACGCCGACGCCAAGGTGGTCATCACCTCCGACGGCGGCTACCGCCGGGGCAAGCCCTCCGCGCTCAAGCCGGCCGTCGACGACGCGATCGACCGCGTCGACAACGTCGAGCACGTCCTCGTCGTACGCCGCACCGGCCAGGAAGTCGCCTGGAACGACGAGCGGGACGTGTGGTGGCACGAGATCGTCGAGCGGCAGTCCGCCGAGCACACCCCCGAGGCGTTCGAGGCCGAGCACCCGCTGTTCATCCTCTACACGTCCGGTACGACGGGTAAGCCGAAGGGCATCCTGCACACCTCCGGCGGTTATCTCACCCAGGCGGCGTACACCCACCATGCCGTCTTCGACCTCAAGCCGGAGACCGACGTCTACTGGTGCACGGCCGACGTCGGCTGGGTCACCGGCCACTCCTACATCGTCTACGGGCCGCTGGCGAACGGCGCGACGCAGGTCATGTACGAGGGCACGCCCGACACCCCGCACCAGGGCCGCTTCTGGGAGATCGTGCAGAAGTACGGGGTGACGATCCTGTACACGGCGCCCACGGCGATCCGTACGTTCATGAAGTGGGGCGACGACATCCCCGCGAAGTTCGATCTCGGCAGCCTGCGCGTGCTGGGGTCCGTCGGTGAGCCGATCAACCCCGAGGCGTGGATCTGGTATCGCAAGCACATCGGCGGCGACGCGACGCCGATCGTGGACACCTGGTGGCAGACCGAGACGGGCGCGATGATGATCTCCCCGCTGCCGGGCGTCACGGAGACCAAGCCGGGATCGGCCCAGCGGCCGCTGCCGGGCATCGCCGCGACCGTCGTCGACGACGAGGCGAACGAGGTGCCGAACGGCGGCGGTGGCTATCTCGTCCTCACCGAGCCATGGCCGTCGATGTTGCGGACGATCTGGGGCGACGACCAGCGGTTCCTCGACACGTACTGGTCACGGTTCGAAGGCAAGTACTTCGCCGGTGACGGGGCGAAGAGGGACGACGACGGGGACATCTGGCTCCTCGGCCGCGTCGACGACGTGATGCTCGTGTCGGGCCACAACATCTCCACCACCGAGGTGGAGTCGGCGCTCGTGTCGCACCCGTCCGTCGCCGAGGCGGCGGTCGTGGGCGCCGCCGACGAGACCACCGGTCAGGCGATCGTGGCGTTCGTGATCCTGCGCGGTACGGCCAACGCCGAGGACGAGGGCCTGGTCAGCGACCTGCGCAATCACGTGGGCGCCACGCTCGGCCCGATCGCCAAGCCGAAGCGGATCCTGCCGGTGGCCGAGCTGCCGAAGACCCGCTCCGGGAAGATCATGCGGCGCCTGCTGCGGGACGTGGCGGAGAACCGGCAGCTCGGTGACGTCACGACGCTGACCGACTCCACGGTGATGGACCTGATCCAGGACAAGCTGCCGGCAGCGCCCAGCGAGGACTGA
- a CDS encoding type II secretion system F family protein, translating into MSVGAAAACAGAAAWMLSGGGRDAGARRARLLLAGGGPVGPPPWEQAVVRVRRLRAEWWAPAVGLVVAVLGASVLPVLAGAAGVPLLRRVRRAAEARRARERRGDAVIALCTTLAGEVRAGRQPGEALLRAAQDSDGLGEARAVVLAAARFGGDVPGALADAARQPGAEGLLGLAACWRVAVDRGAGLAAGLDRLEGALRAERDQRADLRAQLAGARSTAVMLAGLPVLGLLLGTALGADPLHVVLHSAAGMGCLLVGAVLEGAGLWWVLRIVRGAEAA; encoded by the coding sequence ATGTCGGTCGGGGCGGCCGCGGCGTGTGCCGGGGCGGCCGCCTGGATGCTGTCGGGCGGCGGACGGGACGCCGGGGCTCGGCGGGCACGACTGCTGCTCGCCGGAGGCGGACCGGTGGGGCCGCCGCCCTGGGAGCAGGCGGTCGTCCGGGTGCGGAGGCTGCGGGCCGAGTGGTGGGCGCCGGCGGTCGGGCTGGTGGTCGCGGTGCTGGGCGCGTCGGTGCTGCCGGTGCTCGCGGGTGCGGCCGGGGTGCCGCTGCTGAGGCGGGTGCGGCGGGCGGCCGAGGCGCGCCGGGCCCGGGAGCGGCGGGGCGACGCGGTGATCGCCCTGTGCACGACGCTCGCCGGGGAGGTGCGGGCCGGACGGCAGCCGGGTGAGGCGCTGCTGCGGGCCGCACAGGACTCGGACGGGCTAGGCGAGGCCCGGGCGGTGGTGCTGGCGGCGGCACGGTTCGGCGGCGATGTACCGGGCGCGCTGGCCGACGCGGCACGCCAGCCGGGCGCCGAGGGGCTGCTGGGGCTCGCCGCGTGTTGGCGGGTGGCCGTGGACCGGGGTGCGGGGCTGGCCGCCGGGCTCGACCGCCTGGAGGGTGCCCTGCGGGCCGAGCGGGACCAACGGGCCGACCTGCGGGCCCAGTTGGCGGGTGCCAGATCCACAGCGGTGATGCTCGCCGGGCTCCCTGTGCTGGGCCTGCTGCTGGGCACGGCGCTGGGCGCCGACCCGCTGCACGTGGTGCTGCACAGCGCCGCCGGGATGGGGTGCCTGCTGGTCGGGGCGGTGCTGGAGGGCGCCGGGTTGTGGTGGGTACTGCGGATCGTGCGAGGGGCGGAGGCGGCATGA